GTTCCAAAGGGGACAGGGTAATATATCCGTCCAGCCCGGCCTGTTTAAGCACCCGGCGGAAATCTGCCATTCTTTTAGAGGATAAATCTTGCCTTGCCATACTTTATTTCTTCGTTAAAATTTTAGCACCGGTTTTGGTAACGGCCATGGTATCTTCCAAGCGCACACCATATTTACCGGGAAGATAAATACCCGGTTCTACCGTTACAATATTCCCTTCCGCCAAAATAGCGGAGGAGGTTTGGTTGTTGTAAGGATCCTCGTGAACTTCTATCCCCACACCATGCCCGGTACCATGCGTAAAATAATCTCCGTAACCGGCGGCATTGATGATACCGCGGGAAGTGGCATCCACTTGTTTAGCAGGCACCCCGATACCCACGGCTTTGATGCCGGCTTTGCGGGCTTTATCTACGATTTTCCAAATTTTGGTATATTCGGCGGGCTCTTTTTTACCGTGCCACCAACTGCGGGTAATATCGGAACAGTACCCTTTATACACGCAGCCGAAATCCATTAACACCGCATCTTCGGCTTTAAGTTTGCGGGCGCTTGTTTCGTGATGAGGATTGGCGGCGTTTTCGCCAAACGCCACCATGGTGTAAAAGGAAGTAGTGGTGGCTCCGTGAGCGCGCATAAAGCGTTCCATTTCGGATGCCACTTCAAATTCGGTCATGCCCGTTTTGATGCGGGGTTTGATATATTCGTAAGTTAAATAGGCAATTCTGTTAGATTCGCGCAATACTTTCAACTCATTGGCATCTTTGTTTTCGCGCAAAGTGGTAATGAAACTGCCGGCTTCCACAAATCCGCTTGCACGCAACAATCCGCCGGAAACATACGATTCTTTGGCGGCGTCAAAACCGGGACGGGCCAAGCCCAACTTGCGGGCTTTTTCGATAGCGGAAACCACACGGTTATCGCTGGCAACCACTTCCAAGGAAGGCGCATATTTACCAAACGGCTCTACATACAATTCACGCGTATAGCAGGTAACGCCTTTTTTGTGAACTAAAAAGACGGCTTCGTTCGGATAAAAAAAGAAATTGGTTAAATAAAATTGATCCAAGTTGTTGGTTACGATAAAACCGTCCAATTTATTTTTGCGTAAAATTTTACGCAAGGCGGCAAAGCGTTCATTCATAAAACTTTTTTCTGCCATAATTTCACCTCTGCAAATAGCAAATATATATACAACTATATCATAACAATTTTAGGGTTAAGTCTCAACGACAATTACATGGTTTTCGCGCGCGTAGCAAGACCAGTCGTTAAAATCGGCCCAGAATTTACTATAATAATGCTATATGGCACATTATCTTTTGCGCAACATAACGCTGTTTGTTTTGGGTTTACTGATGCTGGCCCCGGGAGCAGGGTTCGCGGCCGGTTTTTCGTCTCAAGACGGCGCATTTACCATGGATATGCCCGCCGGGTGGAAACAAGCTAAAACCACCCCGCAAGGCAGTGTACTTTCCATTGAAAAAAATTCTTCCCGCATTGATATTAAAACCATTTCCTGCACCACCGAAACCTGCATTGAGAAAAAAATCAGTGAAGATTTGGCCGATGTCAAACGCAAAAAAATGCAGGTGGTGGGCAACTCTTACACCGGAGAAGAAATCAAACGCATTGAATTTTCTACCGGGGAGCCTTTCTTCTACATCAATTTTTTTACCCCTAAAAATGATTTCGGTGCCGGCTATTTTTTGATTAACTCCAAAGCCTATTCCATTTTGGCCAAAGACTTAACCTATGCGGAAACCGATTTGATTTTTTCGTTCATTTCTCCGGTTCAAAAAGAAAAACCCGCCGAACAAGCGCCCGAATTGCCGATTATGGAAATGGATCTCAAATCGCCCAAGGCTTACGATATCGCCGCCTTACCCGATGTGCAGGAAGAAACCCTTTCCGCACAAGCCCCCGAAGAAAAAGAATCCGTAAAAGCCGAAGCGCCCCAAAAACCTTCCGCTTTTAGAAAGAATTTATCCAAATTAAAAGTCAAAACGCTTTTATCCAAAAATATGCCGCCCTATGTGCGCCAGTTGGGCCGCGGATTTGATATTTTTGTTTTCCTGTTGATGTTGTTTGGAGTTCTCTTGGCCGGGGCACTCATCGTCCGTTTCTTTATCCCCACCCGCCAAGATAACACACCCGCCAACCCCAACTCTCTGTTCCCGATTCGTTTCCGTCGGTTGTACGGTACCCCGTCGCTTATTTTCCGCGCGCGGGATAATCAGGGAAATGTGCTTATTTCTCTTTCTTCCCGTTGGGATAGTTTATTTCTCTTTACGGGGTCTTTTTTAATCGTGCTTACGTTCCTTATTTTGGCCGTTACCGGTTTAGGGGAAAACAGCGGGCTCTTGCCGCTTTCCGCTTTTGCATACAACACTATTTACTCGGCCTGTTCACTCTTAATTCCGCTGGGGCTTACCATTTTCTTCTGCGGGGTGGTATGGTCGCAATTGGTATTAAGGGAAATTACCCTCTTTGACCGCAAAGGCAAAAAAGCCGCCATTGTGTTACAAAAAGGATTCGGCTTTACTCAAGAACGCTATGAAATTTATTTTGCCCGTTCCAAAGATGTCTTGGTTGTTACACGCAAACGCTTTTCCTTTTGCCGTCAATGGCAGATGTTTAACCGGGAAGGCAACCTGCAAGCCAGCCTAACGGAATCTTCCGCTTGGCGCGCGTTGGCCCGCAAAGCCTGCGGACATTTATGGGGTATGTTACGGGCAGATTATAAAATCCAGGGCCAAATGGATAGCACGGGCACTATTGAAAATGCCTGCGGGGCATTTGACCGTTTTACTTGTTACTTGGATAAACCCCAAGCCCTTAACGCGCGCGACTTATTGGCCGTTGCGTTGTTAATCAATATCCGGGACCGTGATAAATGGTATCCGTGGTTTAACTAATCTGCTTATATCACACCCCGCCACTCGCGGGGTGATTTTTCCATTATGAAAAAAACCTTATTTTTCCTTTTTCTCTTTTCCCCCCTGTTTTTACAGGCAACGGATACTGCTTCTTATGTGGAAAACCGTTTGAAACATCCCGTACTCAACGGAGCCTTATGGGGTGGTTTGGCCGCGTATGCAGACAATACGCAAGAACCGATTTTTTCCGTTCTGGCCGATACACGCTTGACCCCGGCCTCCACGCTTAAACTTATCACCACCGCCGCCGCGCTGGAAACATGGGGCCCGCACCACCGTTTTGAAACCAACCTGTATGCCACCGCATTGCCCGATTCCAAAGGAACTTTGCACGGAAACTTATATATACAAGGCGGAGGCGACCCCACTCTAGGTTCCACGCGCGCTGTAGGGGGTGAAAAGTGGGAAATTGTTGCCAAAAAGTGGGCACAAGCCGTCAAAAAGGCCGGTATTACCCGCGTAGAGGGAGATTTGGTGGCGGATATTTCGTTATTTGAAGGCCCGTCCGTCAGCCCGAAGGTAAATTGGGAGAATATGGGTAACTACTATGCCGCGCCGGCCAGCCCGCTTTGCTTTAACGATAACTCTTTTCAAATTCATTTCAAACCCCAACCGTTTGCGAATAAACCTGCCGAAGTGTCGGGCACGGAACCGGAAATTCCGGGCCTTACGCTTACCAGTTTTGTAACTACCGACGGAAAATCTAAAAAAGATAATGCCTATGCCTACGGGGCTCCGGGTCAATATGAAATTAAAATTTTCGGCACGATTCCCACCAATCTTTTCGGCTTTTCCATTAAAGGAGCCTTGCCGGACGCGGCATTATTTACCCTGCAAGCCTTGCGCGAAGCCTTACGCGCGGAAGGGATTGCCGTAGGCGGAAAATCGCTCTCCACCCAAACGGCCCCCGATTATACAGTTTTACACCGTTTGCATACCTATTATTCGCCCGAACTGAAAGACATTGTATGGGTAGTGAACAGACGCAGTTTCAACCTGTATGCCGATATGTTACTAAGGAATTTAGCCGTTTATGCGGGCAAAAAAGGAAGCCTTCAAAACGGATTAAACGAACTTAATAAATTCATTGAAAAAAATAAATTAGCAGGCAAAAACGACACCGTGCTTTATGACGGAAGCGGCCTGGCGCGTGACAATTTGTTAACCCCCCGCACTCTTTTAAATACATTGATATTCATGACGAAAAGCCCGCACTTTTCCTATTATTACGATTCTTTAGCCACCCCCAACGACCGCGGAGATTTACTTTTGTTGCGCCGCTTCTTAAAACCGCTTAAAAAGGTGGAAACCGTGCGCGTAAAAGGCGGAACCATTGACAGCGTAAAAGCGGCAGCAGGTTATGTGAAAGATAAAAACGGAAATTTAGTTGCTTTTGTATTTATAGCTAACAATTTGGCCAGCAAGAACGAGGCTCTCTTGCGCATCCATGAAGACATTATTAAACAATTATTACTTTTGGAAAAATAACCCAATAAAAAACCCGCTGAAAAGCGGGTTTTTTATTAAGGAAAAATAATCAAAAATTATTTGCTTTTTAACTTGGCACATAACTCGGCAAGTCCCGAAGAAATATCTTCTTTCTGCACCACCACATCAGCAGGAACGGCCAAATTAACGGGAGCAAAATTCCAAATGGCTTTGATACCCGCCTTAATCAGTGTATCCGTAATCCCTTGAGCCGAAGTGGCCGGCACCGTTAAAACGGCTATTTTCAGGTTTTTCTCTTCAATTACCCCCGCCAGTTGCGCCGTATGATATACGGGAATTCCATGCACTTTGTTTCCTACTTTTTCCGGGTGGGTGTCAAACGCGGCCACAATCTCCAGGCCGTGATTCTTAAATCCGTCAAACCCCAGCAAAGCCGCCCCCAAATGACCTACCCCTACGAGAAATGCTTTATTCAGGTTGTTCCAACCTAAAAATTCTTCTATTACCTCAATGGCTCCCGCCACTTTGAACCCGGCACGCAGTTTACTGGGAACACCTACCGCTTGCAAGTCCTTTTTTATTACAATGGGGAGAAGGTGGGTTTCTTCCGCCAAAGTGGTGGAGGACACCAATTCCCGCCCGTAAGCGTGCAGATTGTAGAAAATACGCAAATACTGCGGCAGACGGCGAATTGTTTGCGTGCTGATTTCTTTACGACGGGAAGACAAGCCCATGGGGCCTCCTTTTAGCAGTAAACTTGTGGATATTCCAATATCCATAATAACTTTTTATAAAAAATATGTCAACTTATTTCACAAACCGCTTTACGAGATAAATGTTGACATCAAAAACGCGAAAATATAAAATATAGATATCAAAATATCTATATTAGTTATTTTGCACTTACAAAGGAGAATAAAATTATGGCGGAAAAAAAGAAAGTAACCGCGCCGGCCGACACGACCAAAGAAGATATGTCCATGTTGGATAAAATCGTCGATACCGTAAAAGCCGCGCAACGCATTTATGCAACCTATACGCAAGAACAAGTAGATAAAATTTTCCGCGCTGCCGCTATTGCCGCCGCGCAGAATCGTATTCCGTTATCCAAAATGGCCGTAGAAGAAAGCGGCATGGGTGTAATGGAAGATAAGGTAATCAAAAACCAATTTGCCTCCGAATATATTTACAACCAATACAAAGACACCAAAACCTGCGGTGTTCTTTCCGATGATGACGCCTTCGGTTACCGCCGCGTTGCCGAACCCATTGGCGTAATTGCCGGGGTAATTCCCACCACCAACCCGACCTCTACGGCTATTTTCAAAAGTTTGCTCGCTTTGAAAACCCGTAACGGTATCGTATTTTCTCCGCACCCGCGTGCTAAAAAATGCACCATCGAAGCGGCCAAAATCGTACTTAAAGCCGCGGTGGAAGCCGGCGCTCCGGAAGGCATCATCGGTTGGATTGAAGAACCTACCATGGCTCTTTCCAACGCCTTGATGCACCACCCCCAAATTAACCTTATTTTAGCCACCGGCGGCCCCGGCATGGTAAAAGCCGCTTACTCCTCCGGTAAACCGGCTCTCGGCGTAGGCGCGGGGAACACCCCGGCCGTTATTGATGCTACCGCCGATATTAAAATGGCTGTCAGCTCCATCATCATCAGCAAAACGTTTGATAACGGTATGATTTGCGCTTCCGAACAATCCGTTGTGGTTGAAGATGAAGTTTACGATGAAGTAAAAGCCGAATTTATCGCCCGCGGTTGCCACTTTGTAACCGGTAAAGACCGCAAAAAATTGGCGGAAACCATTGTAGTAAACGGCAAACTCAATGCCAACATCGTAGGCCAAAGCGCGATGAAAATCGCCGAAATGGCCGGCATCAAAGTTCCCGCCGGGACCAAAATTTTAATCGCGGAAGCCGAAAAAGTCTGCACGGAAGAAGTATTCGCTTGGGAAAAACTTTCCCCGGTGTTGGGTTTCTACCGTGCCAAAGATTTCGCCCACGCTGTAGAATTGGCCCGTTCTCTTATCTTGTTTGGCGGCGCCGGTCACACCTCTGTGCTCTACACCAACGAATCTAACGAAGAACACATCACGGCTTTCCAAGATATGCCCACCGCCCGCACCTTGATCAACATTCCTTCTTCTCAAGGCGCCATCGGCGATGTGTACAACTTCAAACTCGCCCCCTCCCTCACCTTAGGTTGCGGTTCTTGGGGCGGTAACTCGGTCAGCGAAAACATCGGAGTAAAACACCTTATGAACGTGAAATCCGTCGCGGAACGCCGCGAAAATATGTACTGGTACAAAGTACCGTCCAAAATCTACTTCAAACGCGGTGCCTTGTCTCAAGCTTTAGCGGAACTCAAAGGCAAACAACGCGCTTACATCATCACGGATAAAACCATGGAACAATTGGGCCATGTACGCACCGTAGCTGATGTACTTGAAAGCTTGGATATCAAATACCGCATTTTCTCCAACGTTCTTCCCGATCCGAACATCACGAACGTAAACGAAGCCTTGGCTATTGCCAATTCCTGGCAACCGGATATGATTATCGCCCTCGGCGGTGGTTCCGCTATGGACGAAGCCAAAATGGTATGGCTTATGTACGAAAACCCGGAAACCAGCTTTGAAGATATCGCCATGCGCTTTATGGATATCCGCAAACGCATTTACGCCGCTCCGGACTTGGGCCGCAAAGCCACCATGGTTGCTATCCCGACCACTTCCGGTACCGGTTCCGAAGTAACGCCGTTCACCATCATCACTGACGAAAAAACCGACACTAAATACGCCATTACGGACTACGCTTTAACCCCCGACATGGCTATTATCGACCCGGAATTTGTACTCGGTATGCCTAAATCTTTAACGGCCTTCTCCGGTTTGGACGTATTGACCCACGCCATTGAAGCCTACACTTCCGTGTTCTCTACCAACTTTACGGAAGGTCAAGCCTTGGAAGCTATCCGCTTGGTGTTCAAATACTTAAAGAACTCCTACGATAAAGGTGCCCAAGACATCAACGCCCGCGAAAAAATGCACTATGCCGCCACCATCGCCGGTATGGCCTTCGCCAACGCGTTCTTGGGTCTTTCCCACTCCATGGCGCACAAATTGGGTGCTATGTACCACATTCCGCACGGTTTGGCCAATGCGTTGCTCCTTTCTTACGTAATTGAATTTAACGCGACCGACAAACCCACCAAACAAGGTTTGTTCCCGCAATACAAATATCCGTTCGTGAAAGGACGCTATGCCAAAATCGTGGACTTTATCCGCCCCAACAACAAATTGGGTGACGATAAAGATGCCAAAGTGCAAGAACTCATTGATATGGTGGAACAGTTGAAAGCAGACCTCAACATCCCCAAATCTATCAAAGAATACGGTATCCCGGAAAAAGAATTCTTGGCCAACTTGGACAAACTTTCCGAACTCGCTTTTGACGACCAATGCACCGGCGGTAACGCCCGCTATCCGCTCATCAGCGAAATTAAGGACTTGTACCTGAAAGCCTACTACGGCGAACCCGTAAAGCACTCCGGTAAATAAGTTGCTTTAACACACCCCCCCCGCTCACAAGAGCGGGGGTTTTTTAATGCTTAACTCTTTTTAGTTTATCAGGTAATAGCCTATTGTTGTTGAGCTCCAGTCCAAAGGACCAAAGGTTTTACAAAAAGCATGATTTTCAGCAGAGGAAGCCAAACACCAATGTTTCCCGCGGTAAGTAAGATTGCCATCGGCGTTTTTTAAATAAAACTCAAAGGTAGCATTTCCATGTTGTCCGTGGGCAAAACAAGAACGATGGCTCTCAGGACAGGCAAAATTATAATCGTCTGTCTGTTCGGGCACATCAATACTCAGATCCTCCAACACCGTAGTATATTCTCCATTTTCCATATAGTAGATTTCCTGCGCGTCCGTCAAAGACTTTAGTATAGTAATGGCTTCCACAGCTCTGGCTTTTTGAACGGCTTTGGTGTACTGCGGCAAAGCCACCGCAGATAAGATACCAATGATTAACACTACGACCAAAAGTTCTATCAAAGTAAAACCCTTTTTCATACAAAACCTCTTATAAATAAGTTTTTCGGCAAGCAAACAACATTTTAATTCTTTCTGTCTGCCGATTAGGTACATTGTAAGAAAAAAAAAAAACGGGTCAAGCCCTCGACGACAAACCCCTTCTTTTACGGCCCCAAAAAGAAACAAATTTACTATAATAGATTTATGGGACTAGAAGAAATTGAACAACAAGATTATTTTTCTATCGGCGATGTAAAACGCATTACCGGGGTGCCGGAATATTCCGTGCGCTACTGGGAAGCCGAGTTTAATTTAATTCGCCCTATTCGCCTGGAAAGCGGACACCGCCGCTACACCAAACAAGATGTTTATACGATTCTTAAAATTAAAGATTTAATTTATAAACATAAACTTACATTGGAAGGCGCGAAAAAGCAATTAAACAAATATCAATTACCGAGTTCTTCCGACGAGAAAAAACCCCGCACCGATATTAAACTTTTAACCGAAATAAAAGAAACACTGGAAGAGTTGCTAAAATAATGATAAAATATATGGGTAGTCGATTTTGACTGCTCTTTTTCGGGGAGTGGCTCAGAGGTAGAGCGCTCGCTTGGGGTGCGAGAGATCGCGGGTTCGATTCCCGCCTTCCCGACCATTTGAAAATTATTTACGGGGCGTAGCGCAGATGGTAGCGCGCACGGTTCGGGACCGTGAGGTCGCTGGTTCGAATCCAGTCGCCCCGACCATTTGAAAAGGCACTTCTTACGAAGTGCCTTTTTTTAACGATATCAAACCGTTCCAATACGAACTAGCCCAAAAAGGTCTTTATATCTGTCCACATTCTGTGAAATCGATATGAATAAAATGCAAATTGATATATCATTTGGATTCCAAAACTAACCCAAAAAGCCCACACTACTGCAACCTGACGTTTACGCAACGTATATGTCAATATCAGGCCAACAAATACAAACAATAATATAAGTAATATATATTCCATTTTTACTCCTGTGATTAAACTAGCAAAAACCTATTCAAAATAAAATAGGAAAACGGGGGCTCTACTTTATTTTCCCGTTGTATGCCGCTATCTTCCCGGCTACTAAATCTTTTAGTTCTTTCGGCTCTTGTACTGTAATATGCGGTATCCAGGCCAAAATAGTGGGTAAGATCTCTTCATATTTACCCGCAAAACACTCCAAAACCAGTCCGTCTTTGCCGGACTTTTTAAGCACTTTCTGTCGGGGGAAATACTCCTTCTTTTCAAAATAAGAGGCCACTTCCGGTGCAACCGCCAACTCCACCCGTTTATCACGGTTATCTTCAAACCATACAGAAGCACTTTCTTCTAAAATCTTTTCTACTTTTTTAGGCCGCTTGAATAAAATACCTGTTGGGGTAAGGTTTTTAATTTTATCCAAACGAAGTTTTAAGATTTTCTCATCTTTCCCTAAAGCTAGCAAGTACCAAAAACCGTCGAACCAAGCAATTTTAAGCGGGGATATATCTTTTCCCGACAGTTTAGACTTATCATACACAATCGTCAGTTTTTCCGATTTTTTAATAGCTTTTTCTATTAACTTGCTATGGCTATCGTCCAAAAAGGCCTGTCCTTTGGGGAGTTTAATATAAAACGGGTTTGTTTTATCGTTCTCCAAAATGCGGTTTCTAAGGCTTACATAGGTTTCTTGGAAGGCTCCCCCTAAACTCCCCGCAATGCTGGATAAAAGAGCCAACATAGCGGCTTCTTTGGCGCTTAATTGCAGTTTTTGCAGAGAATACCCCTCTACAAAAGAGTACTCCCCTTTACTCGGGTTGGCGATTGGGAAACCCGCACTCTCCAAAATCTTAATATCACGCTGAATCGTACGGACATTTACCATTAGCTCTTCGGCGATATCTGCCAAATATACTTCACCCTTATCAAACTCACCTAAAATATACATGAGACGGCTGATTTTATTTAATGTATCCCCTAGCATAAAGCCCCCTTGGTATGTTTTGTATATTAAAGCATTATTTATCCTTCTTTGCTTTCTTTTGCCAAGGTTTGGGCTCGTTGGAGGCCTTCACTACCCCCAACGGACTTAGTTTTACCAAGATTTTAACCAAGTCTTTCTGGTTTTCCATTACTTCATCAATGTTCTTATACGCGCTGGGGGCTTCGTCCAACAAAGCCTGCTCGTTCATGCGATGCACAATGCCTTGACGGTTGAGAATC
The window above is part of the Elusimicrobium sp. genome. Proteins encoded here:
- the adhE gene encoding bifunctional acetaldehyde-CoA/alcohol dehydrogenase, with the translated sequence MAEKKKVTAPADTTKEDMSMLDKIVDTVKAAQRIYATYTQEQVDKIFRAAAIAAAQNRIPLSKMAVEESGMGVMEDKVIKNQFASEYIYNQYKDTKTCGVLSDDDAFGYRRVAEPIGVIAGVIPTTNPTSTAIFKSLLALKTRNGIVFSPHPRAKKCTIEAAKIVLKAAVEAGAPEGIIGWIEEPTMALSNALMHHPQINLILATGGPGMVKAAYSSGKPALGVGAGNTPAVIDATADIKMAVSSIIISKTFDNGMICASEQSVVVEDEVYDEVKAEFIARGCHFVTGKDRKKLAETIVVNGKLNANIVGQSAMKIAEMAGIKVPAGTKILIAEAEKVCTEEVFAWEKLSPVLGFYRAKDFAHAVELARSLILFGGAGHTSVLYTNESNEEHITAFQDMPTARTLINIPSSQGAIGDVYNFKLAPSLTLGCGSWGGNSVSENIGVKHLMNVKSVAERRENMYWYKVPSKIYFKRGALSQALAELKGKQRAYIITDKTMEQLGHVRTVADVLESLDIKYRIFSNVLPDPNITNVNEALAIANSWQPDMIIALGGGSAMDEAKMVWLMYENPETSFEDIAMRFMDIRKRIYAAPDLGRKATMVAIPTTSGTGSEVTPFTIITDEKTDTKYAITDYALTPDMAIIDPEFVLGMPKSLTAFSGLDVLTHAIEAYTSVFSTNFTEGQALEAIRLVFKYLKNSYDKGAQDINAREKMHYAATIAGMAFANAFLGLSHSMAHKLGAMYHIPHGLANALLLSYVIEFNATDKPTKQGLFPQYKYPFVKGRYAKIVDFIRPNNKLGDDKDAKVQELIDMVEQLKADLNIPKSIKEYGIPEKEFLANLDKLSELAFDDQCTGGNARYPLISEIKDLYLKAYYGEPVKHSGK
- the dacB gene encoding D-alanyl-D-alanine carboxypeptidase/D-alanyl-D-alanine-endopeptidase, translated to MKKTLFFLFLFSPLFLQATDTASYVENRLKHPVLNGALWGGLAAYADNTQEPIFSVLADTRLTPASTLKLITTAAALETWGPHHRFETNLYATALPDSKGTLHGNLYIQGGGDPTLGSTRAVGGEKWEIVAKKWAQAVKKAGITRVEGDLVADISLFEGPSVSPKVNWENMGNYYAAPASPLCFNDNSFQIHFKPQPFANKPAEVSGTEPEIPGLTLTSFVTTDGKSKKDNAYAYGAPGQYEIKIFGTIPTNLFGFSIKGALPDAALFTLQALREALRAEGIAVGGKSLSTQTAPDYTVLHRLHTYYSPELKDIVWVVNRRSFNLYADMLLRNLAVYAGKKGSLQNGLNELNKFIEKNKLAGKNDTVLYDGSGLARDNLLTPRTLLNTLIFMTKSPHFSYYYDSLATPNDRGDLLLLRRFLKPLKKVETVRVKGGTIDSVKAAAGYVKDKNGNLVAFVFIANNLASKNEALLRIHEDIIKQLLLLEK
- a CDS encoding redox-sensing transcriptional repressor Rex, with translation MDIGISTSLLLKGGPMGLSSRRKEISTQTIRRLPQYLRIFYNLHAYGRELVSSTTLAEETHLLPIVIKKDLQAVGVPSKLRAGFKVAGAIEVIEEFLGWNNLNKAFLVGVGHLGAALLGFDGFKNHGLEIVAAFDTHPEKVGNKVHGIPVYHTAQLAGVIEEKNLKIAVLTVPATSAQGITDTLIKAGIKAIWNFAPVNLAVPADVVVQKEDISSGLAELCAKLKSK
- a CDS encoding MerR family transcriptional regulator, which translates into the protein MGLEEIEQQDYFSIGDVKRITGVPEYSVRYWEAEFNLIRPIRLESGHRRYTKQDVYTILKIKDLIYKHKLTLEGAKKQLNKYQLPSSSDEKKPRTDIKLLTEIKETLEELLK
- a CDS encoding WYL domain-containing protein; this encodes MLGDTLNKISRLMYILGEFDKGEVYLADIAEELMVNVRTIQRDIKILESAGFPIANPSKGEYSFVEGYSLQKLQLSAKEAAMLALLSSIAGSLGGAFQETYVSLRNRILENDKTNPFYIKLPKGQAFLDDSHSKLIEKAIKKSEKLTIVYDKSKLSGKDISPLKIAWFDGFWYLLALGKDEKILKLRLDKIKNLTPTGILFKRPKKVEKILEESASVWFEDNRDKRVELAVAPEVASYFEKKEYFPRQKVLKKSGKDGLVLECFAGKYEEILPTILAWIPHITVQEPKELKDLVAGKIAAYNGKIK
- a CDS encoding prepilin-type N-terminal cleavage/methylation domain-containing protein, with the protein product MKKGFTLIELLVVVLIIGILSAVALPQYTKAVQKARAVEAITILKSLTDAQEIYYMENGEYTTVLEDLSIDVPEQTDDYNFACPESHRSCFAHGQHGNATFEFYLKNADGNLTYRGKHWCLASSAENHAFCKTFGPLDWSSTTIGYYLIN
- a CDS encoding aminopeptidase P family protein, yielding MAEKSFMNERFAALRKILRKNKLDGFIVTNNLDQFYLTNFFFYPNEAVFLVHKKGVTCYTRELYVEPFGKYAPSLEVVASDNRVVSAIEKARKLGLARPGFDAAKESYVSGGLLRASGFVEAGSFITTLRENKDANELKVLRESNRIAYLTYEYIKPRIKTGMTEFEVASEMERFMRAHGATTTSFYTMVAFGENAANPHHETSARKLKAEDAVLMDFGCVYKGYCSDITRSWWHGKKEPAEYTKIWKIVDKARKAGIKAVGIGVPAKQVDATSRGIINAAGYGDYFTHGTGHGVGIEVHEDPYNNQTSSAILAEGNIVTVEPGIYLPGKYGVRLEDTMAVTKTGAKILTKK